The proteins below come from a single Carassius carassius chromosome 11, fCarCar2.1, whole genome shotgun sequence genomic window:
- the si:ch211-214p13.3 gene encoding nectin-3-like protein, with protein sequence MFSRRFITMTVVYFLLSSGTKATSPVNASVTVDVVPVAGRLEVTLATCTTSSTKPAAEVSWNLGALSDSVKVSTNTEKHLDGTFTVTSSLIAAPTVQMNQQHVQCLIKHVTMKEELQVDHKITVHYPPQLVYVTPFNNLSNAEVYQCEAEANPSATHFSWHSTHQTIPNDAIKAEGNKLYFLKLTSDLTGLYICEASNEYGKGIGSLYWQKGEKTEDNHSEL encoded by the exons CCACAAGCCCTGTGAATGCGAGCGTGACTGTGGATGTTGTCCCTGTCGCTGGACGTCTTGAGGTTACTTTGGCAACCTGCACAACTTCTAGTACGAAGCCTGCTGCTGAGGTCTCATGGAATTTGGGTGCTTTATCTGATTCTGTGAAGGTATCGACAAACACTGAGAAACATTTAGATGGGACGTTCACAGTCACAAGCAGTCTGATTGCAGCTCCAACTGTACAGATGAATCAACAACATGTCCAGTGTTTGATCAAACATGTTACAATGAAAGAGGAACTACAAGTTGATCACAAGATCACTGTACACT ATCCACCTCAGCTGGTCTATGTGACACCTTTCAACAATCTCTCTAATGCTGAGGTGTATCAGTGTGAGGCAGAAGCCAATCCTTCAGCTACACACTTCAGCTGGCACAG CACACACCAGACTATCCCTAACGATGCCATTAAAGCAGAAGGAAATAAACTCTACTTCTTGAAACTGACGTCTGACCTCACTGGCCTGTATATCTGTGAGGCTTCAAACGAGTATGGTAAAGGAATCGGCTCACTCTACTGGCAAAAAG GAGAGAAGACAGAAGACAATCATTCTGAGCTCTGA